The following proteins come from a genomic window of Salvia hispanica cultivar TCC Black 2014 chromosome 4, UniMelb_Shisp_WGS_1.0, whole genome shotgun sequence:
- the LOC125222893 gene encoding putative lysine-specific demethylase JMJ16 isoform X2 encodes MVGAKRSIKNVTDNEEENLSVPPGFVSLTSLKLKKIVTDPNSATERDRGPGLVGVPLRNSDLESFKMSLLQRPWISHGQFERVRHQDDSAQIGNNLKVPVGAPLPKGVIRGCENCHDCVKVTARWHPEDSYLPPLDDAPVFRPTEEEFRDTLKYIANIRPRAENYGICRIVPPPSWRPPCLLENKEIWEASKFSSHVQKIDGLQKLFSKRKGSRLHEKIETAMPKDAKIGKLDSSNECVGDSEEDKALDLVSNFESGPEFTLKSFKKYADDFKVQYFRENDTVAASGPKRSEPLIARVESEYWRIVEKPREEIEVLFGTEVANQTIASGFPVATTPAKVPQIFIGMCFASECWRNEDHHLYSLSYMHMGSPKVWYSIPGKCFFKFAKVVKKWFPKLSKHPELLHEHVAQLSPSVLIAEGIPVFRCLQYPFEYVVTFPGAYHSKFSCGFNCSEAVCFAPIDWLPHGQNIIEHYAGYGFKTLLSHDKLLLGAAKEAVTYLWDSLTNKSSNSKIHFWRSACGADGTFTRLVKLRVENESIRRKHLCNMPMSRSLGEVDDATKRECCICLYDLYLSAVVCSCSPNRYSCLRHVKHLCSCGWTAKEFLFRYKIDELELLVEALKGNMKAIYSWAKNIQKLATSDKDHTRKNPNATSLCESNGLAA; translated from the exons ATGGTCGGGGCGAAGAGATCTATAAAGAATGTCACAGACAACGAAGAAGAGAATCTATCAGTTCCACCCGGATTTGTGTCATTGACATCCctgaaattgaagaagataGTAACTGATCCGAATTCTGCTACAGAAAGGGATCGTGGACCTGGGTTAGTTGGGGTTCCTCTTAGAAATTCTGACCTCGAATCATTTAAGATGTCACTTTTACAGAGACCATGGATATCTCATGGCCAATTTGAGCGTGTTCGGCATCAAGACGACTCTGCACAGATTGGAAATAACTTG AAAGTTCCTGTTGGTGCTCCCCTCCCCAAAGGAGTGATACGGGGATGTGAAAACTGCCATGATTGTGTGAAG GTTACTGCTAGATGGCATCCCGAAGATTCATATTTGCCTCCGCTTGATGATGCTCCGGTGTTCAGACCAACTGAAGAG GAATTCAGGGACACTCTGAAATACATAGCCAATATACGACCAAGAGCAGAGAATTATGGAATTTGCCGCATTGTCCCCCCTCCTTCCTGGAGACCACCCTGCCTTCTGGAAAATAAAGAGATATGGGAAGCTTCAAAATTTAGCTCGCATGTACAAAAGATTGATGGGCTCCAGAAATTGTTTTCAAAGAGAAAAGGATCTAGGTTGCATGAAAAGATCGAAACTGCAATGCCAAAAGATGCAAAAATCGGGAAGCTTGATTCTTCCAATGAATGTGTTGGAGATTCTGAGGAAGATAAAGCATTGGATTTAGTTTCTAATTTTGAGAGTGGACCTGAATTTACTCTTAAAAGCTTTAAAAAGTATGCTGATGATTTCAAGGTACAATATTTTCGTGAGAATGACACAGTAGCTGCCTCAGGCCCAAAACGCAGTGAACCACTAATTGCGAGAGTTGAGAGCGAATATTGGAGAATTGTGGAGAAACCAAGAGAAGAAATAGag GTGCTTTTTGGTACTGAGGTGGCTAATCAGACCATAGCAAGCGGATTTCCTGTTGCTACCACTCCAGCAAAAG TTCCTCAGATTTTCATTGGGATGTGCTTTGCATCAGAGTGCTGg AGAAATGAAGATCACCATTTGTATTCATTATCTTACATGCACATGGGTAGCCCTAAAGTGTGGTATTCTATCCCAGGGAAGTGTTTCTTCAAGTTTGCGAAAGTTGTAAAGAAATGGTTTCCGAAGCTGTCAAAACATCCCGAGTTGCTCCACGAGCAT GTTGCTCAACTCTCACCCTCAGTTCTAATCGCTGAGGGGATTCCAGTATTCCGTTGTCTGCAATATCCCTTTGAATATGTTGTCACATTCCCTGGAGCTTACCATTCGAAATTTAGTTGTGGGTTCAATTGTTCGGAAGCAGTGTGTTTTGCTCCTATAGACTGGTTGCCTCATGGCCAGAACATAATAGAACATTATGCTGGATATGGTTTCAAGACGTTGCTCTCTCATGATAAGCTGTTGTTAGGAGCAGCAAAGGAAGCTGTGACTTATCTGTGGGATTCTCTTACAAACAAAAGCTCCAACTCCAAAATCCATTTTTGGAGAAGCGCCTGTGGGGCGGATGGAACCTTTACAAGATTAGTGAAG CTACGTGTCGAAAATGAGAGCATAAGGAGGAAACACCTATGCAACATGCCGATGTCTAGATCACTGGGTGAAGTTGATGATGCCACTAAACGAGAGTGCTGTATATGCTTATACGATTTATACCTTTCTGCCGTGGTCTGTTCATGTTCCCCTAATAGATATTCTTGCCTGCGCCATGTAAAGCACCTTTGTTCTTGTGGTTGGACAGCCAAAGAGTTTCTCTTCAGATACAAAATTGATGAGTTGGAGCTTCTGGTTGAGGCTTTGAAAGGGAACATGAAAGCTATATATAGCTGGGCTAAGAATATACAGAAACTCGCTACAAGTGATAAGGATCATACAAGAAAGAATCCCAATGCCACTTCTTTATGTGAGTCGAATGGCTTAGCCGCTTAG
- the LOC125222893 gene encoding putative lysine-specific demethylase JMJ16 isoform X1, translating to MVGAKRSIKNVTDNEEENLSVPPGFVSLTSLKLKKIVTDPNSATERDRGPGLVGVPLRNSDLESFKMSLLQRPWISHGQFERVRHQDDSAQIGNNLKVPVGAPLPKGVIRGCENCHDCVKVTARWHPEDSYLPPLDDAPVFRPTEEEFRDTLKYIANIRPRAENYGICRIVPPPSWRPPCLLENKEIWEASKFSSHVQKIDGLQKLFSKRKGSRLHEKIETAMPKDAKIGKLDSSNECVGDSEEDKALDLVSNFESGPEFTLKSFKKYADDFKVQYFRENDTVAASGPKRSEPLIARVESEYWRIVEKPREEIEVLFGTEVANQTIASGFPVATTPAKGTGKYVKSGWNLNNTAELYGSLLPFGCYSSSTVSVPQIFIGMCFASECWRNEDHHLYSLSYMHMGSPKVWYSIPGKCFFKFAKVVKKWFPKLSKHPELLHEHVAQLSPSVLIAEGIPVFRCLQYPFEYVVTFPGAYHSKFSCGFNCSEAVCFAPIDWLPHGQNIIEHYAGYGFKTLLSHDKLLLGAAKEAVTYLWDSLTNKSSNSKIHFWRSACGADGTFTRLVKLRVENESIRRKHLCNMPMSRSLGEVDDATKRECCICLYDLYLSAVVCSCSPNRYSCLRHVKHLCSCGWTAKEFLFRYKIDELELLVEALKGNMKAIYSWAKNIQKLATSDKDHTRKNPNATSLCESNGLAA from the exons ATGGTCGGGGCGAAGAGATCTATAAAGAATGTCACAGACAACGAAGAAGAGAATCTATCAGTTCCACCCGGATTTGTGTCATTGACATCCctgaaattgaagaagataGTAACTGATCCGAATTCTGCTACAGAAAGGGATCGTGGACCTGGGTTAGTTGGGGTTCCTCTTAGAAATTCTGACCTCGAATCATTTAAGATGTCACTTTTACAGAGACCATGGATATCTCATGGCCAATTTGAGCGTGTTCGGCATCAAGACGACTCTGCACAGATTGGAAATAACTTG AAAGTTCCTGTTGGTGCTCCCCTCCCCAAAGGAGTGATACGGGGATGTGAAAACTGCCATGATTGTGTGAAG GTTACTGCTAGATGGCATCCCGAAGATTCATATTTGCCTCCGCTTGATGATGCTCCGGTGTTCAGACCAACTGAAGAG GAATTCAGGGACACTCTGAAATACATAGCCAATATACGACCAAGAGCAGAGAATTATGGAATTTGCCGCATTGTCCCCCCTCCTTCCTGGAGACCACCCTGCCTTCTGGAAAATAAAGAGATATGGGAAGCTTCAAAATTTAGCTCGCATGTACAAAAGATTGATGGGCTCCAGAAATTGTTTTCAAAGAGAAAAGGATCTAGGTTGCATGAAAAGATCGAAACTGCAATGCCAAAAGATGCAAAAATCGGGAAGCTTGATTCTTCCAATGAATGTGTTGGAGATTCTGAGGAAGATAAAGCATTGGATTTAGTTTCTAATTTTGAGAGTGGACCTGAATTTACTCTTAAAAGCTTTAAAAAGTATGCTGATGATTTCAAGGTACAATATTTTCGTGAGAATGACACAGTAGCTGCCTCAGGCCCAAAACGCAGTGAACCACTAATTGCGAGAGTTGAGAGCGAATATTGGAGAATTGTGGAGAAACCAAGAGAAGAAATAGag GTGCTTTTTGGTACTGAGGTGGCTAATCAGACCATAGCAAGCGGATTTCCTGTTGCTACCACTCCAGCAAAAGGTACGGGGAAATATGTGAAATCCGGATGGAACTTGAATAATACTGCAGAGCTCTATGGTTCCCTTCTTCCATTTGGATGCTACAGTTCATCCACTGTTTCAGTTCCTCAGATTTTCATTGGGATGTGCTTTGCATCAGAGTGCTGg AGAAATGAAGATCACCATTTGTATTCATTATCTTACATGCACATGGGTAGCCCTAAAGTGTGGTATTCTATCCCAGGGAAGTGTTTCTTCAAGTTTGCGAAAGTTGTAAAGAAATGGTTTCCGAAGCTGTCAAAACATCCCGAGTTGCTCCACGAGCAT GTTGCTCAACTCTCACCCTCAGTTCTAATCGCTGAGGGGATTCCAGTATTCCGTTGTCTGCAATATCCCTTTGAATATGTTGTCACATTCCCTGGAGCTTACCATTCGAAATTTAGTTGTGGGTTCAATTGTTCGGAAGCAGTGTGTTTTGCTCCTATAGACTGGTTGCCTCATGGCCAGAACATAATAGAACATTATGCTGGATATGGTTTCAAGACGTTGCTCTCTCATGATAAGCTGTTGTTAGGAGCAGCAAAGGAAGCTGTGACTTATCTGTGGGATTCTCTTACAAACAAAAGCTCCAACTCCAAAATCCATTTTTGGAGAAGCGCCTGTGGGGCGGATGGAACCTTTACAAGATTAGTGAAG CTACGTGTCGAAAATGAGAGCATAAGGAGGAAACACCTATGCAACATGCCGATGTCTAGATCACTGGGTGAAGTTGATGATGCCACTAAACGAGAGTGCTGTATATGCTTATACGATTTATACCTTTCTGCCGTGGTCTGTTCATGTTCCCCTAATAGATATTCTTGCCTGCGCCATGTAAAGCACCTTTGTTCTTGTGGTTGGACAGCCAAAGAGTTTCTCTTCAGATACAAAATTGATGAGTTGGAGCTTCTGGTTGAGGCTTTGAAAGGGAACATGAAAGCTATATATAGCTGGGCTAAGAATATACAGAAACTCGCTACAAGTGATAAGGATCATACAAGAAAGAATCCCAATGCCACTTCTTTATGTGAGTCGAATGGCTTAGCCGCTTAG